The Arachis ipaensis cultivar K30076 chromosome B03, Araip1.1, whole genome shotgun sequence region GCTAAAAGTTTATTCCTGGTTGATTTGATGCTTCTTGCTTTGTGTGCTTGATCATTATCATATTCTTTTTTCATTGTGATTTCTCCCTGGATATAGTGGAGTGTTGTGTAGATTGCTCATTGTTGTGCTGGTTTTAAACTTCAACTCTTTTATGTTTTGTGGCAATTTGCTGAGTTGGATTCTTTGGATGATCATATGCGATCATTATGAATTTTAGTTGGATATTACCAAAATTGATAAAATTGTAATTTATGATAGTCATTTTCTACTCCTTGTTTGTGTCTGTAGTGTCATATTGTTGCTGTATATATACTGGTTGGTTGTTATGTTGCTGGAACTAGTTATTTCTTACCCGATGCTCCTTAATGTTGGTATTGGAATCTCTTACATATCAGTTTTGTTTCAGATTGAGTTGTTGCGTGGGTGACTAATGCCCTTTTTTATGGTTCTTGTCTTCTCATGGATTACAATGGCTTGAAAGTTTTTGAACATTTAGATATTTGATTCAttgccatgaattgaatttcTAGgtgcgaaaaaaagaaaaatagagtttgCACATATTGTTACGTGAGGTTAGTTTATTGGAAgcagtttaaaattttttaatgatgATGATTCTGAAGATGACGACAAAGAAGAAggattatggtttattttgttttaatttttttaattNNNNNNNNNNNNNNNNNNNNNNNNNNNNNNNNNNNNNNNNNNNNNNNNNNNNNNNNNNNNNNNNNNNNNNNNNNNNNNNNNNNNNNNNNNNNNNNNNNNNNNNNNNNNNNNNNNNNNNNNNNNNNNNNNNNNNNNNNNNNNNNNNNNNNNNNNNNNNNNNNNNNNNNNNNNNNNNNNNNNNNNNNNNNNNNNNNNNNNNNNNNNNNNNNNNNNNNNNNNNNNNNNNNNNNNNNNNNNNNNNNNNNNNNNNNNNNNNNNNNNNNNNNNNNNNNNNNNNNNNNNNNNNNNNNNNNNNNNNNNNNNNNNNNNNNNNNNNNNNNNNNNNNNNNNNNNNNNNNNNNNNNNNNNNNNNNNNNNNNNNNNNNNNNNNNNNNNNNNNNNNNNNNNNNNNNNNNNNNNNNNNNNNNNNNNNNNNNNNNNNNNNNNNNNNNNNNNNNNNNNNNNNNNNNNNNNNNNNNNNNNNNNNNNNNNNNNNNNNNNNNNNNNNNNNNNNNNNNNNNNNNNNNNNNNNNNNNNNNNNNNNNNNNNNNNNNNNNNNNNNNNNNNNNNNNNNNNNNNNNNNNNNNNNNNNNNNNNNNNNNNNNNNNNNNNNNNNNNNNNNNNNNNNNNNNNNNNNNNNNNNNNNNNNNNNNNNNNNNNNNNNNNNNNNNNNNNNNNNNNNNNNNNNNNNNNNNNNNNNNNNNNNNNNNNNNNNNNNNNNNNNNNNNNNNNNNNNNNNNNNNNNNNNNNNNNNNNNNNNNNNNNNNNNNNNNNNNNNNNNNNNNNNNNNNNNNNNNTTATTTCAatcattatatttattttaaatcaaaTAGGATATTTTACTACAAGAAACATCGTTAAAATCGACGGAAAAATCGACGGCTAagccgtcgataatattaaaaatcgACGGCAAAATGGACGGTGGTGGTTGTCGCTATTAAGTttgtcgatttttcaaaattcgaataaaatcgacggcttgcctagccgtcgataataatttaataaaatcgacaccattttcgtctataatatgagtttgataactttaccttcttactaaaatcgacaacgttgccgtcgattttatataataatatcgacgccttttttgtcgatatttgattcaataaaatcgacaacattgtcgtcgatattattatataaaatcgacgccatttctgtcgatatttgattcaataaaatcgacacaactgccgtcgatttaattatttagataccGACAAATTCTTtgtctatattttgtttttttttttttgtctattttaaatttaaaaagcgacaacgttaccgtcgattttattagctatatttttttattatttttttatttgaaaaatagtaaacaatcaatgcaaataaacttttaaaaatagaaataaaatttatataaaatattagataacaagacaaataaatttttaaatataaaaacaaaTCTATTTGCTCATAACAGCGAGAAAAATGTATCTTGACAGGAATCGGAGACTAGTCTCTGCATGTCAACCATAAATTACAACAATAATTCAGATATGTTCAAactgatctctctctctctctatttctctctctctctctctatactTCACCACATTGAAGCATATCTTGCTAACACAGATAAAAGGTAATTTGTCTTACACCTGGAGGGGGCATATCCATTTGTTCAACAATCTTCCTTATTTGTGGCTCAAAAACCCATATCCAGCATCCTATCTGCCTCATCTAGTGCAAGATATCTGATCATCTGAAGTGAAACTCTAGCTCTCTCCAGCAAATCTACCAGTCTTCCAGGATTTGCGACGAGAATGTCCACCTCCTTCTCAAGATCTCGTAGCTGAAAAATTCATAACTTATTagtgagatatatatatatatatctacgACAAAAATTGAAGCATCTATCAAAAATAGCATCAATAGTAGCATAATTAATCCTAGGTAAAAAAGAACAGAGAACCAAAAAAAGATCAACAATTGAAAAGAAACCTGATGGTTTATTGGAGCTCCGCCATAAGCAACAACCACCTTAACCCCTGTTTGATATGCAAACTTCCTAGCCTCTTCATGTATCTGAAACCAAATCACAACATTTCCCATATATTTTCACTGCAAAACTGCACCAAATTTAAATATGTCCAAAACAAAGCTCAACTCAATGGCAATAAGAGATGAGTGTTTGCTCTTCATCAATGAGCTTATACTCAATAAATGATGTTATGCTCAAAGGCCATGCTCATCAAATTTTTATGAGTAGCAGCATCTGTGGAGTTAGGCCTCAAGAAATAGGAACATCAAATTCATGTTCCTTCAACTTGTCTCCTGAGAAATCACAGATAAATCATGTTACTGCTCAGTCTATTTCCACAACAATATTGTCTAGTTCCACTATCATGGGGAAACATAATCATTATGTGATTTCATTGGCATGCCAAAGTATGAACATGAGGCTTTTGGTACCTAAACCAAAAGCAATACTCCCTAAAGTTAAGAGTACTATGGGATCTATGACTTGGCTAAGTGGCTTTCTTCTTGGATTTCTTGTATGTAATTCAAATTCTAAACCTACAAATTCTGATGAGTCTGAAGATGATGGGAATGAGAGAGATGAGTTTAATGAGTCAACTATCAAATTCTCACATGTCAAGAAAGTTTACACAGATTATTATGTTATAGGAATAAGCTGCACATTATTCTGCCCTATATACAAATGAATTAATAGACTAATAATTAAGAACATAAGCATATACACATTTAATAAAACCAAATTATTCCCAGAAGTCCATCTAAAATATtaggaacaaaattaaaaatgtCTAGCCATAATTTTGACACAAATCGAAAATATTATTcacaaaattgaataaaattaaatgttaaaAAATAGTTTTGAGGAAAATCACAAACACTATAGAACAAAAAAtctattttatcttttataaTATTTGAGAAACATTAAATTTTATACCAATAGTTTCTTTAGTACAGAGTTTTGAAGCAGATCATAGGCATCTTCACAATAATT contains the following coding sequences:
- the LOC107633234 gene encoding DEAD-box ATP-dependent RNA helicase 52C-like, whose amino-acid sequence is MGNVVIWFQIHEEARKFAYQTGVKVVVAYGGAPINHQLRDLEKEVDILVANPGRLVDLLERARVSLQMIRYLALDEADRMLDMGF